A window from Candidatus Poribacteria bacterium encodes these proteins:
- a CDS encoding methyltransferase domain-containing protein: MNEGFFYLTSRSELDRPLIEAELMTFAGVKPDRFGLGISRQRADISRSAFINLGAEMIFRGGDLEELRRYLSAIRISADGFAIRVKRLGAHIEVKSPQMAAMIADLISGRPNLSRPKVKFLLVMEENQVLFGRVFSEISRAWVKLSCKPHTTSSSIPHRLARAMINLSGVSPPARLVDPCCGAGTILLEGAEMGYEVTGYDLNYKMIQASLKNLAYFGLSGRVIQADAREIDGEFDLLVTDLPYGMNMEATDDLYRELLRNFVNLAPISIIAVARDISGMLREVGYRMIESLPAPKHSMTRYILTARL, encoded by the coding sequence ATGAACGAAGGTTTTTTCTATCTCACATCCCGTTCCGAGCTCGATCGTCCCCTGATAGAGGCTGAGCTTATGACTTTCGCCGGGGTTAAGCCCGATCGGTTCGGATTGGGGATATCCCGGCAGAGGGCGGATATATCCAGGTCGGCCTTCATAAACCTCGGCGCTGAGATGATCTTCAGAGGCGGAGATCTGGAGGAGCTCAGGAGATACCTCTCCGCCATCAGGATTTCAGCTGATGGATTCGCCATAAGGGTTAAGAGGCTCGGAGCTCATATCGAGGTGAAATCGCCCCAGATGGCGGCTATGATCGCCGATCTCATATCCGGCAGGCCGAACCTTTCGAGGCCGAAGGTGAAATTCCTATTGGTCATGGAGGAAAATCAGGTTCTGTTCGGCAGGGTATTCTCGGAGATCAGCCGGGCCTGGGTCAAGCTCTCTTGTAAACCCCATACCACCTCCAGCTCGATACCGCATCGGCTGGCGCGGGCGATGATAAACCTTTCAGGTGTCAGCCCCCCCGCCAGATTAGTCGATCCGTGCTGTGGGGCAGGGACAATCCTACTGGAGGGGGCAGAGATGGGATATGAGGTCACGGGATACGATTTGAATTATAAGATGATTCAGGCTTCGCTTAAAAACCTCGCCTATTTTGGCCTTTCGGGAAGGGTTATCCAGGCTGATGCGAGGGAGATCGATGGGGAATTCGATCTCCTGGTGACGGATCTTCCATATGGGATGAACATGGAGGCAACCGATGATCTATATCGGGAGCTCCTGAGGAACTTCGTTAATCTCGCCCCTATCTCGATCATCGCCGTCGCCCGCGATATATCCGGAATGCTTCGGGAGGTGGGATATCGCATGATTGAATCCCTACCTGCTCCGAAGCATTCCATGACGAGATACATCCTCACCGCACGCCTCTAA